One Lycium barbarum isolate Lr01 chromosome 5, ASM1917538v2, whole genome shotgun sequence genomic window carries:
- the LOC132641600 gene encoding uncharacterized protein LOC132641600 yields the protein MKFTVSLILLSTLFILFVISTAKKPHVINFRSTNLYPESFTWDPKSQHFIVGSTRNHHKIISVSDAGVVETLISDTSLPPNSSFLGLSVDRHNNRLLAVIHRRYPPFNAVASYDLQSRRRLFLSPIADETIAIQSAVAKDVAVDYDGNAYVTDSGNDVIWKVDSDGDVSIFSKSKAFKSHPVDVMTAVGLNGIVYNTRGYLLVVQSNTGKLFKVNVNDGTARTVTLTKDLTGGEGISVRKDGVVLVVSRNKLYFLKSNDGWGEGGVFDETALEAEWSPTAVTVGDEKRVYVLYGHVTEGVMGNVEREEFSIVEVESEEENLEEPVWLYILIGLGLAYFMFWRFQMHKLMESLNKKTV from the coding sequence ATGAAATTCACAGTTTCCTTAATTCTCTTGTCTACCCTTTTCATCTTGTTTGTTATTTCCACTGCTAAAAAGCCCCACGTCATCAATTTCCGATCAACTAATCTCTACCCGGAATCATTCACATGGGATCCGAAATCCCAGCACTTCATCGTCGGAAGCACTCGTAACCACCACAAAATCATCTCCGTCTCCGATGCCGGCGTTGTCGAAACCCTAATCTCCGACACATCTCTCCCTCCAAACTCCTCTTTCCTCGGCCTCTCCGTCGACCGCCACAACAACCGCCTCCTCGCCGTCATCCACCGCCGCTATCCGCCCTTCAACGCCGTCGCCTCCTACGACCTCCAATCTCGCCGCCGCCTTTTCCTCTCTCCTATCGCCGATGAAACCATCGCAATTCAATCTGCCGTCGCAAAAGACGTTGCTGTCGATTACGACGGCAATGCTTACGTCACCGACTCCGGTAATGACGTCATCTGGAAAGTTGATTCCGACGGCGACGTTTCGATTTTCTCGAAATCTAAAGCGTTTAAATCCCATCCAGTGGATGTAATGACTGCAGTTGGTTTGAACGGCATAGTTTATAACACTCGAGGTTATTTACTTGTTGTTCAGTCAAATACGGGGAAACTATTTAAAGTCAACGTTAATGACGGAACGGCAAGGACTGTTACGTTAACCAAGGACTTAACGGGAGGTGAAGGGATATCCGTTAGAAAAGACGGTGTCGTATTGGTTGTGAGTAGAAACAAGTTGTATTTCTTGAAGAGTAATGATGGGTGGGGAGAGGGAGGAGTTTTTGACGAAACTGCCCTTGAAGCGGAGTGGTCGCCTACAGCTGTGACTGTTGGGGATGAGAAGAGGGTATACGTGTTGTATGGGCATGTAACGGAGGGCGTAATGGGAAATGTTGAGAGAGAAGAGTTTAGTATAGTTGAAGTGGAATCTGAGGAAGAGAATTTAGAAGAACCCGTTTGGTTATATATATTAATTGGATTAGGATTAGCTTATTTTATGTTTTGGAGATTTCAAATGCATAAGTTAATGGAAAGCTTGAACAAGAAAACAGTttga